A stretch of Mus musculus strain C57BL/6J chromosome 19, GRCm38.p6 C57BL/6J DNA encodes these proteins:
- the Rln1 gene encoding prorelaxin 1 precursor, with product MSSRFLLQLLGFWLLLSQPCRTRVSEEWMDGFIRMCGREYARELIKICGASVGRLALSQEEPALLARQATEVVPSFINKDAEPFDTTLKCLPNLSEELKAVLSEAQASLPELQHAPVLSDSVVSLEGFKKTLHDKLGEAEDGSPPGLKYLQSDTHSRKKRESGGLMSQQCCHVGCSRRSIAKLYC from the exons ATGTCCAGCAGATTTTTGCTCCAGCTCCTGGGGTTCTGGCTATTGCTGAGCCAGCCTTGCAGGACGCGAGTCTCGGAGGAGTGGATGGACGGATTCATTCGGATGTGCGGCCGTGAATATGCCCGTGAATTGATCAAAATCTGCGGGGCCTCCGTGGGAAGATTGGCTTTGAGCCAGGAGGAGCCAGCTCTGCTTGCCAGGCAAGCCACTG AAGTTGTGCCATCCTTCATCAACAAAGATGCAGAGCCTTTCGATACGACGCTGAAATGCCTTCCAAATTTGTCTGAAGAGCTCAAGGCAGTACTGTCTGAGGCTCAGGCCTCGCTCCCAGAGCTACAACACGCACCTGTGTTGAGCGATTCTGTTGTTAGCTTGGAAGGCTTTAAGAAAACTCTCCATGATAAACTGGGTGAAGCAGAAGACGGCAGTCCTCCAGGGCTTAAATACTTGCAATCAGATACCCATTCACGGAAAAAGAGGGAGTCTGGTGGATTGATGAGCCAGCAATGTTGCCACGTCGGTTGTAGCAGAAGATCTATTGCTAAACTCTATTGCTGA
- the Insl6 gene encoding insulin-like peptide INSL6 precursor produces the protein MKQLCCSCLLWLGLLLTPFSREEEEESRPRKLCGRHLLIEVIKLCGQSDWSRFEMEEQSPMTQFFPHYSRKGKAFNPHPSSSAWRRFTNPVPAGVSQKKGTHTWEPQSLPDYQFEKTELLPKARVFSYHSGKPYVKSVQLQKKSTNKMNTFRSLFWGNHSQRKRRGFADKCCVIGCTKEEMAVACLPFVDF, from the exons ATGAAGCAGCTGTGCTGTTCTTGTCTGTTGTGGCTTGGACTCCTACTGACTCCTTTCtccagggaagaggaagaggaatccAGACCCAGGAAGCTGTGCGGCAGGCACCTGCTGATAGAAGTTATAAAACTCTGTGGCCAAAGTGACTGGAGCCGGTTCGAGATGGAGGAGCAAAGTCCTATGACACAGTTCTTTCCCCACTACTCACGCAAGGGCAAAGCCTTCAACCCTCACCCTTCTTCCTCCGCCTGGAGAAGATTCACAAACCCAG TCCCTGCAGGCGTCTCTCAGAAGAAAGGAACACACACTTGGGAGCCTCAGTCACTGCCCGACTATCAGTTTGAAAAGACGGAGTTGCTTCCTAAGGCAAGAGTGTTTTCATACCACAGTGGCAAGCCCTATGTTAAGAGCGTACAACTTCAGAAGAAAAGCACGAACAAAATGAATACCTTCAGAAGTTTATTTTGGGGGAATCATTCCCAAAGGAAACGCAGAGGCTTTGCAGATAAGTGCTGTGTGATAGGATGCACCAAAGAAGAGATGGCCGTCGCGTGCCTCCCCTTTGTTGATTTTTAA